Sequence from the Asterias amurensis chromosome 14, ASM3211899v1 genome:
TAGTAGGACGTAGTGCTCTACCGGCTGGTACCAGACCCCTCGTTAAAGACCACTCACACTATAAGATGCTGAAAcctcaagaaacatctcaagcAAGAGGAACATTAAACTACCCAAGACGCTCATTTTCTCACTCTGGCTTGAGATGGTGAGTtgccgaacaatctactcccaCTGACTGAGCACAGAGAGTGCTCCTGGGAAATCATGGTGTAAAGGGATAACGCGTGGAGAGCCATTGCCATATtactaattattattttcaaattggaaacaaaaataagaacTAAATCGATCTTAATCTAGCAAAATTAACCTGTAAGTTATAGTCAGTAATACCCACTGATCTAGTACAGATTAGTCTACCTATAATTGATATTACTGTTTTCGTTCAAGAAATGTgaaataaggactgatatttGATTAGTAGTCAACAAAAATCGTTCCTTCAtgcaaagaaaaacacaaattcgAAAGGCGTTTCCGACCCAAAaaaactcagtttcggcaaaagccgATGACTCACGAACCATTCATacttttcgtgtgacgtcacaccacaCACAGACAGTGGTGATACCTGATGACGCGATTTTTACCACCAACCCCATCATTTGCAGTTTCCTTGTATATATAGACGGTAGAACGCAAGTGCACACTCAATCACTCTTAGGTCTGACGCAACTTTCTTATTtttataatacaaattaaaGTTTGCGTCCGAGTTTTGCGGCGGCAGGCCACTTttggtctttaaaacaaaaagacaaaatacACACTCCTATTCCAACTGACTTGTTGTGTTTAATAATAGTTAACAATCAATTGacattttatacattttaacATAATATATTCAGCAATTCTCGAATTAATATATTttcagttattattattgttattgtacaCAGTTTTACATTGCCCAAAGTTTGATAATATAGAGCTGCTGTTCATCTTCACgctttgttttattgttagttATGACATAATAATAATCCACAGATAGTCAGAATTATTATTTGTAGTAAATGATATACAACTTTATAAAGGTATTAATCAAGATTATTAAACAAGTCCCACCACAACACCTTAAAAACACCACCGTAGAATGAAATGGAAATACATCAAAAAGGCAAGGGGTTTAGGCCGTTTATAAGAGCGTGATGAAACAAACATACCCCATTTAACTCATCATTTCATACTTTATAAACATTTGTTATTAAGACAATTGCTCAAAAATAATGTCCTTGTTTTTGTATCAATTTAACCCATGGGAATATACTTATCTAGATGGAAatttactaaaggtgtccagtgtctttaaaggccgtggacagtattgataattactcaaaacaattattagcataaaacatttcttggtaaaaagtactgacgtagtttacgagaaagaagtaattttccaagaatttgatttcgggacatcagatttggaatttgaggtctcgaaatcaagcatctgaaagcacacgacttcgtgtaacaagggtgttttttctttcattattatctcgcaacttcgacaaccaattaagctcaaattttttacaggtttgttattttatgcatattttgagatccaccaactgtgaaggcttgtctttgacaattgctaaaggtgtccagtgtctttaaggaataaaataagtggcccaatgaccagccgtcgttttcaccaaactcttcctaacttaggaatcatcttaggactcaggacgggttcagttccgtatccaaatacgtaggccgcattgaacccatcctgagttaggacgggttactcgtcctaactcgagataggattgatcctagcgtttggtgaaatcggccgctggagtaataatgtttgaagcgcAAGGGTATTTCTGTGGAACTGCgctataaacaaacaaaaattatgattCTGTAGTTTGTAGGAAACCATGCTGCTGAAAAAGCTGATGCATTGTTTATTGCACTGTGTTTTAACTCAACCAAAGAAGAGAGGTTTTGGTCAATCGGGAAAAAGTGATAACATTTAACATCACTGTTATGACAATATTCATGACAGGGTTGGAATggtagaacaaaaaatgctgtgtacaaatcctgcctgcatgaagtccaggctctgtggctctcttgtaaacatgtgatgtcacaggtcacatcgtctatagagaGGCACGTTGTCGGCAACGTAATTAAATTGCGTCACGGTTCCACACCTTTTCAGTATTATTTTATAATCTTGATGGAAAATACCAAAACGTTTCAAGGATATCGAGTACAATTAAATTCAGGTTAAGTTGGACAGAGAAAGAAACAATCGATCGAACACGTTTAAAGTTGACCCGTGAGCTTGATTCGATTTAATTActttttgattaaaataaaccCCCGATGTATGTAATTTGACATGATTCTACTACACAATGAGCTATAACAGTCTAGACTTGACTAAGTCTTTATCTGTATCTAACCGATGGAATCGCGTTGCTTGTACAGTCAATAAAAGGCTCAATTTggattgcggtaacaccatgtgtatctacttgccaggtattgcatggtgaggtatcaatatatatttgagtatatacacatatggtgttaccgcaaaccaattgatacctcaccacccaatgcctcaaatcctattagACAATAGAGGCTCATTACAATCTGAGACTTAAGCCAGTCTATCCAATAGTAGAAACTGTAATAATGATTCTAGACTTCGTATTCCGTATTCAGCCGATGCTATCGTACTTTTTGTCCGTCAACAAAGACCCTTCATAATTGGAGACTTTAGCCAGTCTACCCGATGGTAgaaactatgggtgcgttcgtttagctcccctgagTCTACCCCGGTGcgtggtgggtttttttccaagacgaacgtgggtaattatctgcacacgttcgtcctggataaaaataaaaaacgccacacgtcggggtcgacccagggaagctatacgaacgcaccctataataTTATCATCGACTTGACATAGTCTTTTTTCTGTATTCAGCCGATGCTATCGCGTTGCTTGTACAATCAATAAAGACTCGTAACGGTCGGAGACTTAAGCCAGTCTATTCATTAACCAAAATCATTCATAGTGCTCAGCACAGGCGATACCAACATTACAAAAAGAGTAGTTGAAATTACATTTAATCCGAGCTACTTCGAAAAACTTGGCTCCTTATTTGCAACGCAAGAAGAGGGGGAACGTTTTCCTCCAACTCAAGTGATCCACATATAGAGCGCCATCAAGTGTGTGACGAAGGAGAGTGCATAATTTGTAGAGCACCGACGGAGTGCAACTACTACATCGGATCCTTCCGTACTTGAATCAAAGCTTCCGCGTTTGAAAATGTATACAATTCTGTTGGGTAATTTTCAGAATGTATTATGTGTGCACGTGTTAACCTAGCACTTAGCAATGGTTACCCTACCTAAAATGATGACATCGCTATAGCTTATAATTAATGTTCTTGAAATTAAACAATCGGTACTCTGCCAAATTGTATTACAATAATCAGTTGGGGGCTTTTTACAGAAAAGACCAGAGTTATATTAAAGAGAGGATGAGTTCATTCCAAATTTGGACTCAGTTTCAAGTCACAGTTACGAGTATGACAAGAATGCAACGGCCAAAGGCAAAATTGTGTTCTAAAAAGAAATCGATGGACGATGGACTTACACGAATTTTGATCTGAAACACCACCAACGATATACCATCCGTACAAATTCTAAAGacataatataatataaaattaGTGTAAAATATACAAGTTATTTGTCAAATAAATACAGAACTCATTATCCAGCCAAAATCGGATGTCAAAgttgtttgaagaaaacaaaaacacagaagaTCTTGACATCAATCAGATAGTAAACTATTTCGCTCCAAAAGTGACGTTTGGTCGTTCATCACTGCACTTATTTACTTACAGCCAAGCAgctcaaaacgcagagcaatgAAAATATTCCACTCAACGGGCACGATGCGAATCTTGACCGCCAAGATGGGCTCGAAGAAGCACCTCTCCACGATGCTGTGCTGATCGGTGTTGGCTTTGAATATCTAAAAGAGGGATAAATAATTCGTATTTTAGTTCAATGCAGAGGGGGGGTTTATCATTTGACAAAGATAGTGAATCAATTAAAGGAGGGTCCATACCTGAGTTTGACCAAGTTGGTCTTTCACGTCAACAAGAGATGCCGGTGAAGGCGGTTCGAACTGCACTTTGTACTTTGTCACCCACTGCGGGCCACCAAATGAATCATAACGCCCTTGTGTGAGTACCCCAGTGACGTAGGTCGTGTTGCCTAAATCCACCTGTATCCACTGGTTGGTATCCGCTACCATGGGATGCCAAGCTCCCATGGTATCAGCGTCAGGCGGTATCTTGTTGAGACGACCACCAGCCGGTGTGCTCATGCTCGTATGGTAGTCATGGGGTGCCCAGCTGCTTGAAGCGGAGAGGTTCTCATCGGGGATCGAACCATCCTCAAGACCGAGTTTCTCTGGATCGGAAACAGAATTATACGGTGTATTGTACACATAAGCCCATTGTCTACATTGCAGAAATTACCCAACAATATATTTCCGCATCTTAAGACTAAATGatccaacataaaaaaaaaaaaaaaaaaaattattgctcaCCAAAACCCCCACAGGCCTTCAAGGGAGCACAATTTCCATGACCAGAAACGCAAGTATTCTGATTgaaaaggtaaaaacaaattgaatggTTATATTAAAGCATTCTAG
This genomic interval carries:
- the LOC139947537 gene encoding retinoschisin-like yields the protein MAVLGSLFFLLLEMFLNVQASCNVGGLCRGVWYQPVEHHALLGQSFMNISGISAVRCSVRCLRHHECVSFNYDHINQVCQMNNASAEHVGDNLQGMPHFSYYDATAKPLTCQNTCVSGHGNCAPLKACGGFEKLGLEDGSIPDENLSASSSWAPHDYHTSMSTPAGGRLNKIPPDADTMGAWHPMVADTNQWIQVDLGNTTYVTGVLTQGRYDSFGGPQWVTKYKVQFEPPSPASLVDVKDQLGQTQIFKANTDQHSIVERCFFEPILAVKIRIVPVEWNIFIALRFELLGCK